A section of the Jaculus jaculus isolate mJacJac1 chromosome 6, mJacJac1.mat.Y.cur, whole genome shotgun sequence genome encodes:
- the Tomm22 gene encoding mitochondrial import receptor subunit TOM22 homolog: protein MAAAAAAGAGEPLSPEELLPKGDAEKTEEELEEDDDDELDETLSERLWGLTEMFPERVRSAAGATFDLSLFVAQKMYRFSRAALWIGTTSFMILVLPVVFETEKLQMEQQQQLQQRQILLGPNTGLSGGMPGALPSLPGKI, encoded by the exons atggccgccgccgccgccgcgggcgCTGGGGAGCCTCTGTCCCCTGAAGAATTGCTCCCGAAAGGCGATGCGGAAAAGACCGAGGAGGAGCTAGAAGAGGACGACGACGACGAG CTGGACGAGACTTTGTCGGAGAGACTCTGGGGTCTGACGGAAATGTTCCCGGAGAGGGTCCGGTCCGCCGCCGGAGCCACCTTTGATCTCTCGCTCTTTGTGGCTCAAAAAATGTACCG ATTTTCCAGGGCAGCTTTGTGGATCGGGACTACTTCCTTTATGATCCTGGTTCTTCCTGTTGTCTTTGAGACAGAAAAGTTGCAGATGGAGCAACAGCAGCAACTGCAGCAGCGACAG atacttCTAGGGCCTAACACAGGGCTGTCAGGAGGAATGCCAGGGGCTCTACCTTCACTTCCTGGAAAAATCTAG